In Magnetospirillum sp. XM-1, a single window of DNA contains:
- a CDS encoding chemotaxis protein CheW has translation MSRQATSILDRLHALGDGHDGWSEAEYSEALLRARARRLAAPRGDVADAAAGIPALGARIASERYALPLDSLSEVMVLARWTPVPGQPQYLLGVTNLRGEIRPVLDLHSLLGLTPPPPESRSWVIFLKAGGVEVGVRVEALDRVVSLDPATLTRPHESGNGLPQRFISGITPDALILLDTAQLLALDALKDTRVGGSDES, from the coding sequence ATGTCCCGTCAGGCCACGAGCATTCTTGACCGCCTGCATGCCCTTGGCGACGGGCATGACGGCTGGAGCGAGGCGGAGTATTCCGAGGCGCTGCTGCGCGCCCGGGCCCGCCGCCTGGCGGCTCCGCGCGGCGATGTGGCCGATGCAGCCGCCGGCATTCCGGCGCTGGGGGCGCGCATCGCCAGCGAACGCTACGCCCTGCCGCTGGACTCCTTGTCGGAAGTGATGGTGCTGGCCCGCTGGACGCCGGTGCCGGGGCAGCCGCAATACCTTCTGGGCGTCACCAATCTGCGGGGCGAAATCCGCCCGGTGCTCGACCTGCATTCCCTGCTGGGGCTGACCCCGCCGCCGCCCGAATCGCGGTCCTGGGTGATCTTTCTCAAGGCCGGCGGCGTCGAGGTGGGCGTCCGGGTCGAAGCCCTGGACCGGGTGGTGTCCCTTGATCCGGCCACGCTGACCCGCCCGCATGAAAGCGGCAACGGCCTGCCGCAGCGTTTCATTTCCGGCATCACCCCCGATGCCCTGATACTTCTCGATACAGCACAGCTTCTGGCCCTCGATGCGCTGAAGGATACGCGCGTCGGTGGTTCCGATGAGTCATGA
- a CDS encoding methyl-accepting chemotaxis protein, translating to MTNTAQRSWWKDLKLRRKFSTVSLGFTLVLAGLIAFNVMVLRSQSQNSLVTDMAGRQRMLSQKFAKEVLLAGNGVAVDHQVTLRLMRDSLAALMEGGEAVINLDTGAKADLPPPPSLEIRAKLAEQATLLRQYESSAAGLLALGSGDARRADKLKEMLALQAQLSDSAEAAVKLLSFQAEGSIRGMIGLEIIVGLICALSGLVVSSMIGRQIADPLAACAEAARKIAEGDLRIEPLVVSSSDEIGVLQEAFDEMLKSQRDIALQTRSACDALTAAAAAILSSAQEQAAGTKQQAAAVQEITTTVEEISLSGKQVAERSRQVAGTAEAVATSGNAGLHAVRDASQGMEAIREQTETVAENIITLSERTQAVGEIIATVNEIAEQSNLVALNAAIEAADAREQGRRFSVVAGEIKNLADQAKEATSQVRGILEQTQKGINTSVMLTEEALKRVELGREKSTMSEHVIRQMADNIQESVHAFQQIVGATNQQQIGLEQVTQALHEIRQASQQTAQTTAQLEKASLDLSQLGQKLSRTLEKYRL from the coding sequence ATGACCAACACCGCGCAACGCTCCTGGTGGAAAGATCTGAAGCTTCGCCGCAAGTTCTCCACGGTGTCCCTGGGCTTCACCCTGGTCCTGGCCGGCCTGATCGCCTTCAACGTCATGGTGCTGCGCAGCCAGAGCCAGAATTCGCTGGTCACCGACATGGCGGGGCGCCAGCGCATGCTGTCGCAGAAATTCGCCAAGGAGGTGCTGCTGGCCGGCAACGGGGTGGCGGTGGACCATCAGGTGACGCTGCGCCTGATGCGTGATTCCCTGGCGGCCCTGATGGAGGGCGGCGAGGCGGTCATCAACCTCGATACCGGCGCCAAGGCCGACCTGCCGCCGCCGCCTTCGCTCGAGATCCGGGCCAAGCTGGCCGAGCAGGCGACGCTGCTGCGCCAGTACGAATCCTCGGCCGCCGGATTGCTGGCGCTGGGATCGGGCGATGCGCGCCGCGCCGACAAGCTGAAGGAAATGCTGGCCCTGCAGGCCCAGCTGAGCGATTCCGCCGAGGCCGCGGTCAAGCTGCTGAGCTTCCAGGCCGAAGGCTCCATCCGCGGCATGATCGGCCTCGAGATCATCGTCGGCCTGATCTGCGCCCTGTCGGGTCTGGTGGTCAGCTCCATGATTGGCCGCCAGATTGCCGATCCCCTGGCCGCCTGTGCCGAGGCCGCCCGCAAGATCGCCGAGGGCGACCTGCGCATCGAGCCGCTGGTGGTCAGCTCGTCCGACGAGATCGGCGTGCTGCAGGAAGCCTTCGACGAGATGCTGAAGAGCCAGCGCGACATCGCGCTGCAGACCCGTTCGGCCTGCGACGCGTTGACGGCCGCCGCCGCCGCCATACTCTCCTCGGCCCAGGAACAGGCGGCCGGCACCAAGCAGCAGGCGGCGGCAGTGCAGGAGATCACCACCACGGTCGAGGAAATCAGCCTGTCGGGCAAGCAGGTGGCCGAGCGTTCGCGCCAGGTGGCCGGCACCGCCGAGGCGGTGGCCACCTCGGGCAACGCCGGCCTGCACGCGGTGCGCGACGCCTCCCAGGGCATGGAGGCCATCCGCGAGCAGACCGAGACGGTGGCCGAGAACATCATCACCCTGTCGGAACGCACCCAGGCGGTGGGCGAGATCATCGCCACCGTCAACGAGATCGCCGAGCAGTCCAATCTGGTGGCCTTGAACGCCGCCATCGAGGCGGCCGATGCCCGCGAGCAGGGACGCCGCTTCTCGGTGGTGGCCGGCGAGATCAAGAATCTCGCCGATCAGGCCAAGGAGGCCACTTCCCAGGTGCGCGGCATCCTGGAACAGACCCAGAAGGGCATCAACACCTCGGTGATGCTGACCGAGGAGGCGTTGAAGCGCGTCGAGCTGGGCCGCGAGAAGTCGACCATGAGCGAACACGTCATCCGCCAGATGGCCGACAACATCCAGGAAAGCGTCCACGCCTTCCAGCAGATCGTCGGCGCCACCAACCAGCAGCAGATCGGCCTGGAACAGGTGACCCAGGCGCTGCATGAGATCCGTCAGGCCAGCCAGCAGACGGCCCAGACCACCGCCCAGTTGGAAAAGGCGTCCCTCGACCTCAGCCAGCTGGGCCAGAAGCTGTCGCGCACCTTGGAGAAATACCGGCTTTGA
- a CDS encoding response regulator: protein MISIRERLLQAFQIEYREHVDAIRTLLEDLGHKAEGSGLAQLDEIFRRAHSLKGASRAVDLPAIEEISHRMETLFAKVRSGQAKLDRDTAIGLGHVLDVIEDWVAANLANEPLPDTASTIAALDAMIDGHAIPAEPAPPPRAVAPAPAPAPAAAEPVAAPPPPAAESDEDEPASAERSGAAPLRPEETVRVRALHLDRLLRSSNELLTETMNQRQVTQSLLGLDRTLADFDRSWRRARKTAAAALRDLGDYDRAIALERQYEALEQTLNGIGRDLRAVRRRQQRTGWALRQLGNDMQQEVRQVRMVPADSIFGGFRKMVRDLAKAAGKQVSVQVSGLDVEADRMVLQGLKDPVMHLLRNALSHGVEPPEERKASGKSASAHVGLSFDVSEGRLVVLIEDDGRGVNFEAIRRKAVERGLFSDAESFQVDRQSLIDVIFDPGFSTARVVDDLSGRGMGLSVVREAMAMMNGTVEVQDRQPVGTCFRLSLPLTVSTQRLFLVECQGHVYGLPTEGVDRLYRVRAEDVSTVEGKSVVFLGDRQIPLLSLAHLLALGESSVKVTRNVVPLVVLKNGERRVAVAIDGFLSIREGLVKDIGVPGARGTMVAGGVLLEDGDIALVLNPFEIVETFRKSGSIRVLTTVEKPAEKKVPVILVVDDSLTTRTLEKSILEAHGYQVRLAHDGLEGLGRLRAEQIDLIISDIQMPRLDGFGLLQAVKSDPALKSIPLILVSSLEAREDKERGLELGADAYVVKRKFDQKELLETIGQFL, encoded by the coding sequence TTGATCAGCATCCGCGAAAGGCTGCTCCAGGCCTTTCAGATCGAATACCGGGAACATGTTGACGCCATCCGCACTCTGCTCGAGGACCTCGGGCACAAGGCGGAAGGAAGCGGACTCGCGCAGCTGGACGAGATATTCCGCCGCGCCCACTCGCTGAAGGGCGCGTCCAGGGCGGTGGACCTGCCGGCCATCGAGGAAATCTCCCACCGCATGGAGACGCTGTTCGCCAAGGTCCGTTCGGGCCAGGCGAAGCTGGACCGCGACACCGCGATCGGGCTGGGGCATGTGCTCGACGTCATCGAGGATTGGGTCGCCGCCAATCTCGCCAACGAGCCGCTGCCCGACACCGCGTCCACCATCGCCGCCCTCGACGCCATGATCGATGGGCATGCGATCCCTGCCGAACCGGCCCCGCCGCCGAGAGCGGTTGCTCCGGCTCCGGCCCCCGCGCCAGCGGCGGCGGAGCCCGTGGCCGCGCCGCCTCCACCTGCCGCCGAATCCGACGAGGACGAGCCCGCTTCCGCCGAGCGGAGCGGCGCCGCCCCGCTGCGCCCCGAGGAGACGGTCCGCGTCCGCGCGCTCCATCTGGACCGGCTGCTGCGCTCGTCCAACGAATTGCTGACCGAGACCATGAACCAGCGGCAGGTGACCCAGTCGCTGCTGGGGCTGGATCGCACGCTCGCCGATTTCGACCGGTCGTGGCGCCGGGCGCGCAAGACCGCCGCCGCCGCGCTGCGCGATCTCGGCGATTACGACCGCGCCATCGCGCTGGAGCGCCAGTACGAGGCCCTGGAGCAGACCCTGAACGGCATCGGCCGCGACCTGCGCGCCGTGCGCCGCCGGCAGCAGCGCACCGGCTGGGCGTTGCGCCAGCTGGGCAACGACATGCAGCAGGAGGTCCGCCAGGTCCGCATGGTGCCGGCCGATTCCATCTTCGGCGGCTTCCGCAAGATGGTCCGCGACCTGGCCAAGGCGGCGGGCAAGCAGGTTTCGGTCCAGGTCTCGGGCCTGGACGTCGAGGCTGACCGCATGGTGCTGCAGGGCCTGAAGGACCCGGTGATGCACCTGCTGCGCAACGCCCTGTCGCACGGCGTCGAGCCGCCCGAGGAGCGCAAGGCGTCGGGCAAGTCCGCCAGCGCCCATGTGGGCCTGTCCTTCGACGTGTCCGAGGGCCGTCTGGTGGTGCTGATCGAAGACGACGGCCGCGGCGTCAATTTCGAGGCTATCCGCCGCAAGGCGGTGGAGCGCGGCCTGTTCTCCGACGCCGAATCCTTCCAGGTGGACCGCCAGTCGCTGATCGACGTGATCTTCGACCCCGGCTTTTCCACCGCCCGGGTGGTGGACGACCTGTCCGGGCGCGGCATGGGCCTGTCGGTGGTGCGCGAAGCCATGGCCATGATGAACGGCACGGTGGAGGTCCAGGACCGCCAGCCGGTGGGCACCTGCTTCCGCCTGTCGCTGCCGCTGACCGTCTCGACCCAGCGTCTGTTCCTGGTGGAATGCCAGGGCCATGTCTACGGACTGCCCACCGAGGGCGTCGACCGTCTCTACCGCGTGCGGGCCGAGGATGTGAGCACGGTCGAGGGCAAGTCGGTGGTGTTCCTGGGCGACCGGCAGATTCCCCTGCTGTCGCTGGCCCATCTGCTGGCCTTGGGCGAAAGCTCGGTCAAGGTGACCCGCAACGTGGTGCCGCTGGTGGTCCTGAAGAACGGCGAGCGCCGGGTGGCGGTGGCCATCGACGGCTTCCTGTCCATCCGCGAGGGTCTGGTCAAGGATATCGGCGTGCCCGGCGCGCGCGGCACCATGGTGGCGGGCGGCGTGCTGCTCGAGGACGGCGACATCGCCCTGGTCCTCAATCCCTTCGAGATCGTCGAGACCTTCAGGAAGTCGGGCAGCATCCGGGTGCTAACCACGGTGGAGAAGCCGGCCGAGAAGAAGGTGCCGGTCATCCTGGTGGTGGACGATTCGCTCACCACGCGGACCCTGGAAAAGTCCATCCTCGAGGCTCACGGCTACCAGGTCCGCCTCGCCCATGACGGGTTGGAAGGGTTGGGCCGGCTTCGGGCCGAGCAGATCGACCTGATCATCTCGGACATCCAGATGCCGCGTCTGGACGGCTTCGGCCTGCTGCAGGCGGTGAAGTCCGACCCGGCGCTGAAATCCATTCCGCTGATCCTGGTCAGCTCGCTGGAAGCCCGCGAGGACAAGGAGCGCGGCCTGGAACTGGGCGCCGACGCCTATGTGGTCAAGCGCAAGTTCGACCAGAAGGAACTCCTCGAGACCATAGGGCAGTTCCTATGA
- a CDS encoding chemotaxis protein CheB, producing MRKKIKVLIVEDSLVVRELLKHIIGSDERFDVIAAVASAEECLEQLDTLRPDVISLDIRLPGMNGLDATLKIMARRPTPIVVIAAQVDDNELNIAMNALRAGALSVVEKPVGVTNAGYETMAAKICTQLAIMSQVQVVRQGIDRGLSFGSDDTPARPAPSRAGTFSMVGIVASTGGPQALVQLLGGLGGDFPLPILLVQHITSSFLEGFVTWLSGATPFEVRIAEEDEKPEAGRVYVAPADRHLGLIHGRLAILDSPAVCNQKPSGTVLFSAMARDLGKHGIGVVLTGMGSDGADGLRQMADKGAYTIVEDASTCVVNGMPAAAAKLGGARETLPLPTIASRLRDLALGGTR from the coding sequence ATGAGAAAGAAGATCAAGGTCCTGATCGTCGAGGATTCCCTGGTGGTGCGCGAGCTGCTGAAGCACATCATCGGCTCGGACGAGCGGTTCGACGTCATCGCGGCGGTGGCCAGCGCCGAGGAATGCCTGGAACAGCTGGACACGCTGCGCCCCGACGTCATCTCGCTGGATATCCGCCTGCCCGGCATGAACGGCCTGGACGCCACGCTGAAGATCATGGCGCGGCGTCCCACTCCCATCGTGGTGATCGCCGCCCAGGTGGACGACAACGAGCTCAACATCGCCATGAACGCGCTGCGTGCCGGAGCGCTTTCGGTGGTGGAAAAGCCGGTGGGCGTCACCAATGCCGGCTACGAGACCATGGCGGCCAAGATCTGCACCCAGCTGGCCATCATGAGCCAGGTCCAGGTGGTCCGCCAGGGCATCGACCGGGGGCTTTCCTTCGGCAGCGACGACACGCCCGCCCGGCCGGCGCCCAGCCGCGCCGGCACCTTTTCCATGGTCGGCATCGTCGCCTCCACCGGCGGGCCGCAGGCGCTGGTGCAATTGCTGGGCGGGCTGGGCGGCGACTTTCCCCTGCCCATCCTGCTGGTCCAGCACATCACGTCCAGCTTCCTCGAAGGCTTCGTCACCTGGCTGTCGGGCGCGACGCCGTTCGAGGTGCGCATCGCCGAGGAGGACGAGAAGCCGGAAGCCGGGCGCGTCTACGTGGCGCCGGCCGACCGTCATCTGGGGCTGATCCATGGCCGTCTCGCCATTCTCGATTCGCCCGCGGTGTGCAACCAGAAACCGTCGGGCACCGTGCTGTTCTCGGCCATGGCCCGCGATCTGGGCAAGCATGGCATCGGCGTGGTGCTGACCGGCATGGGCTCCGACGGGGCCGACGGCTTGCGCCAGATGGCCGACAAGGGGGCCTACACCATCGTCGAGGACGCCTCCACCTGCGTGGTCAACGGCATGCCCGCCGCCGCCGCCAAGCTGGGCGGAGCCCGTGAGACCCTGCCGCTGCCCACCATCGCTTCCCGCTTACGCGACCTTGCCCTGGGAGGGACACGTTGA
- a CDS encoding response regulator: MTDDHLILIVEDSVTQALKLQLVMEQEGFKTVCAHSGEAALEEINRQRPSLIIVDYHLPGIQGDELCRQIHMDITTRSIPLMMLTADETSAAELHGLESGADDFVAKSEDPEILLLRVHNLLRKARRQAVNVEVGRSLFRRARVLVIDDSTTYRESLAQELTDEGCDVTQVTNGAEGLRLLSESDFDCVMVDMVMPEMDGIAVCKELSRLRADDDAPLVVLMLSAYEHKENVARALEAGADDFVGKSTEMSLLRARLRALLRRKFLLEQNQRIVEEIRLREMETLRAKAEKEAAEARAALAEGLAKANAELEEANAKLRETQVHLIQSEKMASLGQLVAGIAHEINNPLSFALSNVFSIENWLATVMAEAAPCLAADHVAKLDKARKRIADTGQGLERVRELVVKLRTFSRLDEGEFKTVDIKEAVESVLLFLRHKMSDRIEVRRNYTEDNMLACYAGQLNQVIMNVVANAVDAIEGKGAITVRTYRRDGMFAIAVADTGSGIPPEIQERIFDPFFTTKPVGQGTGLGLSISYGIIKSHDGRIEVSSDPGQGTEIRILIPVNLQGA; the protein is encoded by the coding sequence TTGACCGACGACCATCTCATCCTCATCGTCGAGGATTCGGTGACCCAGGCGCTCAAGCTCCAGCTGGTCATGGAGCAGGAAGGCTTCAAAACCGTCTGCGCCCATTCCGGCGAGGCCGCCCTGGAGGAGATCAACCGCCAGCGTCCCAGCCTGATCATCGTCGACTACCATCTGCCCGGCATCCAGGGCGACGAGCTGTGCCGCCAGATCCACATGGACATCACCACGCGCAGCATTCCGCTGATGATGCTGACCGCCGACGAAACCTCGGCGGCCGAGCTGCATGGCCTGGAAAGCGGCGCCGACGATTTCGTCGCCAAGTCCGAGGATCCCGAGATCCTGCTGCTGCGGGTCCACAACCTGCTGCGCAAGGCTAGGCGCCAGGCGGTCAATGTCGAGGTGGGGCGCTCGCTGTTCCGCCGCGCCCGGGTGCTGGTCATCGACGACAGCACCACCTACCGGGAAAGCCTGGCCCAGGAACTCACCGACGAAGGCTGCGACGTCACCCAGGTGACCAACGGCGCGGAAGGCCTGCGCCTGCTGTCGGAAAGCGATTTCGACTGCGTCATGGTCGACATGGTGATGCCCGAGATGGACGGCATCGCCGTGTGCAAGGAGCTGTCCCGGCTGCGCGCCGACGACGACGCGCCCCTGGTGGTCCTGATGCTGTCGGCCTACGAGCACAAGGAGAACGTCGCCCGCGCCCTGGAGGCCGGGGCGGACGACTTCGTCGGCAAGTCCACCGAGATGAGCCTGCTGCGCGCGCGGCTCCGCGCCCTGCTGCGCCGCAAGTTCCTGCTGGAGCAGAACCAGCGCATCGTCGAGGAAATCCGCCTGCGCGAGATGGAGACGCTGCGCGCCAAGGCCGAGAAGGAGGCGGCCGAGGCCCGCGCCGCCCTGGCCGAGGGGTTGGCCAAGGCCAATGCCGAGCTGGAGGAGGCCAACGCCAAGCTGCGCGAGACCCAGGTCCATCTGATCCAGTCGGAAAAGATGGCCTCGCTGGGCCAGCTGGTGGCGGGCATCGCCCACGAGATCAACAATCCCCTGTCCTTCGCGCTGTCCAACGTCTTTTCCATCGAGAACTGGCTGGCCACCGTGATGGCCGAGGCGGCGCCCTGCCTGGCCGCCGACCACGTGGCCAAGCTGGACAAGGCCAGGAAGCGCATCGCCGACACCGGCCAGGGGCTGGAGCGGGTGCGCGAACTGGTGGTCAAGCTCAGGACCTTCTCGCGCCTGGACGAAGGCGAGTTCAAGACCGTCGACATCAAGGAGGCGGTGGAATCCGTCCTCCTGTTCCTGCGCCACAAGATGAGCGACCGCATCGAGGTGCGGCGCAACTACACCGAGGACAACATGCTGGCCTGCTATGCCGGCCAGCTGAACCAGGTGATCATGAACGTGGTGGCCAACGCGGTGGACGCCATCGAGGGCAAGGGCGCCATCACGGTGCGCACCTATCGCCGCGACGGCATGTTCGCCATCGCGGTGGCCGATACCGGCAGCGGCATTCCGCCGGAAATCCAGGAACGCATCTTCGATCCCTTCTTCACCACCAAGCCGGTGGGGCAGGGGACCGGGTTGGGGCTGTCCATCTCCTACGGCATCATCAAGAGCCATGACGGCCGCATCGAAGTATCCAGCGATCCGGGGCAGGGGACCGAAATCCGCATCCTGATCCCCGTCAACCTTCAAGGGGCCTGA
- a CDS encoding ATP-binding protein, with the protein MSVSGTGPKEHVLVVDDEPQILTAITDLLEDEFQVWTAHDGPSALDILKEHEMAVILSDQRMPGMSGAEFLGQARVLSDATRVLVTGYSDLDALVSAVNLGQIHAYLSKPWNPLELKVVVRTAADRWRLDRTLQQERTLLLALMGNIPDAIFIKDLQLKFSRVNQPQARLLGLSETSDLVGQRLSELLGSEQAKAVEVEEQAILEQGASQLDKVEAVTDESGNAQWFSVSKVPIRLGGEVVGLAGIARDITARKQAEDYLRRAHDELQQAVEERTRWLQQEIGRRAKAEEQAQAAREAAEAASRAKTIFLANMSHELRTPLNAIIGFSELAHSIMGETDVERYGGFLDNISESAHHLLRVISDILDVSRVEVGKVVLRESEVDVAEAVRAAMRLVSHVVSAKRQSLTFTPKGELPRIRADERLMKQIVLNLLSNAAKFTPESGNIRVEACVADGCVTVAVEDDGVGIAAEDIPMVLQPFGQAENAISPKHEGTGLGLPLAKGFMELHGGNLSLESRVGEGTRVVLTFPASCIVA; encoded by the coding sequence ATGAGCGTATCCGGGACCGGACCCAAGGAACATGTGCTGGTCGTCGACGACGAACCGCAAATCCTGACGGCCATCACCGATCTGCTGGAAGACGAGTTCCAGGTCTGGACCGCCCATGACGGCCCCTCGGCGCTGGATATCCTGAAAGAGCACGAGATGGCGGTGATCCTGTCGGATCAGCGCATGCCCGGCATGAGCGGCGCCGAGTTCCTGGGCCAGGCTCGCGTGCTGTCCGACGCCACCAGGGTGCTGGTCACCGGCTATTCCGACCTGGACGCCCTGGTCAGCGCCGTCAACCTGGGCCAGATCCACGCCTATCTGTCCAAGCCCTGGAACCCCCTGGAGCTGAAGGTGGTGGTGCGCACCGCCGCCGACCGCTGGCGCCTGGACCGCACGCTGCAGCAGGAACGCACCCTGCTGCTCGCCCTGATGGGCAACATCCCAGACGCCATCTTCATCAAGGACCTGCAGCTCAAGTTCTCGCGCGTCAACCAGCCCCAGGCCCGGCTGCTGGGCCTGAGCGAGACCAGCGATCTGGTGGGCCAGCGCCTGTCAGAGCTGCTGGGCTCGGAGCAGGCCAAGGCCGTCGAGGTCGAGGAGCAGGCCATCCTCGAACAGGGCGCCTCGCAGCTGGACAAGGTCGAGGCGGTGACCGACGAGAGCGGCAACGCCCAATGGTTCTCGGTGAGCAAGGTGCCGATCCGCCTGGGCGGCGAGGTGGTGGGCCTGGCCGGCATCGCCCGCGACATCACGGCGCGCAAGCAGGCCGAGGATTATCTGCGCCGCGCCCATGACGAGTTGCAGCAGGCCGTCGAGGAGCGGACCCGCTGGCTGCAGCAGGAGATCGGACGCCGCGCCAAGGCCGAGGAGCAGGCCCAGGCGGCGCGCGAGGCCGCCGAGGCGGCGTCGCGGGCCAAGACCATCTTTTTGGCCAATATGAGCCACGAGCTGCGCACGCCCTTGAACGCCATCATCGGCTTTTCCGAACTGGCCCACTCCATCATGGGCGAGACGGATGTGGAGCGTTACGGCGGCTTCCTCGACAACATCTCGGAATCCGCCCACCACCTGCTGCGGGTGATCAGCGACATCCTGGACGTGTCGCGCGTCGAGGTGGGCAAGGTGGTCTTGCGCGAAAGCGAGGTGGACGTGGCCGAGGCGGTGCGCGCCGCCATGCGTCTGGTCAGCCATGTGGTCTCCGCCAAGCGCCAGTCCCTGACCTTCACGCCTAAGGGCGAATTGCCCCGGATTCGCGCCGACGAGCGGCTGATGAAGCAGATCGTCCTGAACCTTCTGTCCAACGCCGCCAAGTTCACGCCCGAATCCGGCAATATCCGGGTGGAGGCCTGCGTGGCCGACGGCTGCGTCACGGTGGCGGTGGAAGACGATGGCGTCGGCATCGCCGCCGAGGACATTCCCATGGTGCTGCAGCCCTTCGGCCAGGCGGAAAACGCCATCAGCCCCAAGCACGAGGGCACCGGCCTCGGCCTGCCGCTGGCCAAGGGCTTCATGGAACTGCACGGCGGCAACCTCAGCCTGGAAAGCCGGGTGGGCGAGGGGACCCGCGTGGTGCTGACCTTCCCCGCCTCCTGCATCGTCGCCTGA
- a CDS encoding ammonium transporter encodes METTKTGADVLFILLGAVMVLAMHSGFAFLEVGTVRKKNQVNALVKILSDFAVSTIVYFFVGYSVAYGTSFLVGADVLIGKTGTAFAASGYDLVKFFFLATFAAAIPAIVSGGIAERAKFTTQLMATALLVGLVYPLFEGMVWGTRFGFQDMMKDLFGVAFHDFAGSVVVHAVGGWIGLAAVLMLGTRLGRYRKDGRLVAFPPSNIPFLALGAWVLSVGWFGFNVMSAQVIADISGLVAMNSLMAMVGGIVTSLVVGRNDPGFIHNGALAGLVAVCAGSDVMHPVGALATGGIAGAMFVWLFNLCQIKWKIDDVLGVWALHGMCGFMGGIACGIFGQEALGGLGGVSFGGQVVGTVIGAAFGLGGGLAVYGGLKATLGIRLSDEEEFAGADLSIHQIGAYPEDATTVHDDGLAMSVHSANKRKAAG; translated from the coding sequence ATGGAGACCACGAAGACAGGCGCCGATGTATTGTTCATCCTCCTGGGGGCGGTCATGGTTCTTGCCATGCATTCCGGCTTTGCTTTCCTCGAGGTGGGCACGGTCAGGAAAAAGAATCAGGTCAACGCCCTGGTCAAGATTCTCTCGGATTTCGCGGTCTCGACCATCGTCTACTTCTTCGTGGGCTACTCGGTGGCCTACGGCACCAGCTTCCTGGTAGGCGCCGACGTCCTGATCGGCAAGACCGGCACCGCTTTCGCGGCCTCGGGCTACGATCTGGTGAAGTTCTTCTTCCTGGCGACCTTCGCGGCGGCCATTCCGGCCATCGTGTCGGGCGGCATCGCCGAGCGCGCCAAGTTCACCACCCAGCTGATGGCCACCGCCCTGCTGGTCGGCCTGGTCTACCCCCTGTTCGAGGGCATGGTGTGGGGCACCCGCTTCGGCTTCCAGGACATGATGAAGGACTTGTTCGGCGTGGCCTTCCACGACTTCGCCGGTTCGGTGGTGGTGCATGCGGTGGGCGGCTGGATCGGCCTGGCCGCCGTGCTGATGCTGGGCACCCGGCTGGGGCGCTATCGCAAGGACGGCCGTCTGGTGGCCTTCCCGCCGTCGAACATTCCCTTCCTGGCGCTGGGCGCCTGGGTGCTGTCGGTGGGCTGGTTCGGCTTCAACGTGATGAGCGCCCAGGTCATCGCCGACATTTCCGGTCTGGTGGCCATGAACTCGCTGATGGCCATGGTGGGCGGCATCGTCACCAGCCTGGTGGTGGGCCGTAACGACCCCGGCTTCATCCATAACGGCGCCCTGGCCGGTCTGGTGGCCGTGTGCGCCGGCTCCGACGTGATGCACCCCGTCGGCGCCCTGGCCACCGGCGGCATCGCCGGGGCCATGTTCGTCTGGCTGTTCAACCTGTGCCAGATCAAGTGGAAGATCGACGACGTGCTGGGCGTCTGGGCGCTGCACGGCATGTGCGGCTTCATGGGCGGCATCGCCTGCGGCATCTTCGGCCAGGAGGCCCTGGGCGGCCTGGGCGGCGTCAGCTTCGGCGGGCAGGTGGTCGGCACGGTGATCGGCGCGGCCTTCGGCCTGGGCGGCGGTCTGGCGGTGTATGGCGGCCTCAAGGCGACGCTGGGCATCCGCCTGTCCGACGAGGAGGAATTCGCCGGAGCCGACCTTTCCATCCACCAGATCGGCGCCTATCCCGAGGACGCCACCACCGTCCACGACGACGGTCTGGCCATGTCGGTCCACTCGGCCAACAAGCGCAAGGCGGCGGGCTGA
- a CDS encoding DUF4169 family protein gives MAEIVNLNKVRKARAKAEAEETAKANRVRFGRTRQEKEAARQQEEKLSRDLDGKKLDE, from the coding sequence GTGGCGGAGATCGTCAATCTGAACAAGGTGCGCAAGGCCCGCGCCAAGGCCGAGGCGGAGGAGACGGCCAAGGCCAATCGTGTCCGCTTCGGCCGGACCCGCCAGGAAAAGGAGGCCGCCCGGCAGCAGGAGGAAAAGCTGTCCCGGGACCTCGACGGCAAGAAGCTGGATGAGTGA